The Pyricularia oryzae 70-15 chromosome 5, whole genome shotgun sequence genome includes a region encoding these proteins:
- a CDS encoding protein transporter SEC31, protein MVRLREIPRTAAFAWSPDTSAPIVVTGTRAGAVDADFSDETKLELWDLKLDDEGQGLELQPIASISADSRFFDIAWGPPNEDHPRGIIAGALENGSLDLWDAEKLLSGASDAHMSRTTKHTGAIKSLQFNPLKPQILATAGTKGELFIYDVNDISNPFRLGTAAARSDDLECVAWNRKVPHILATGGSGGFVTVWDLKTRKASLTLNNSRKAVSAIAWDPNNSTKLLTATPDDTMPVIFLWDLRNSNAPERTLQGHEQGVLSVSWCQQDSDLLISCGKDNRTIVWNPQTGERYGEFPEVTNWTFSARFNPTNPNLSATASFDGKITIQTLQNTNPSATQAAAQNSLDGEDFFTKAQTQPQGASFTLTKAPLWYQRPVGASFGFGGKVVVFKQTQTAPGQPRASEISISHFSVDSEIGSATEKFEESIKAGDLKSICQSHLENAKSEDETTAWKVMETLVAENPRKQVVEYLGLSAEEAPASPESTTEEGAEKEDAEVEPVKESFKKHKKNRLSTFFTEGGDGDDFLAGLAATKGAKTDSPFHLLREGNTGLEDSVTRAIMLGNFAKAVEICIKADRIADAFLIANCGGKELVDQVQTAYISAKKGSPSYLRLLGSVINDNLWDVVYNADIADWKETMATLCTFAKPEEFPDLCEALGDRLFETGSRQDASFCFLVGSKLEKVVGIWIDALEEAEKNEIQEAEADNTFSVHARSLQQLIEKVTVFRHVTKFQDAEASKTSDWKLASLYDKYIEYADIVAAHGQLSIAQKYLELVPASYSGAEVARKRLQLATTKSGAQPAAARAQQAPAAARLPTRQQPVGYQPPQQQPMSTPYGMPPAPQAQTPAANPYGPPAPSPYAPAGATPYQPQQTSYAPPQPAGGAGAYGPTPGVGYGQPQQNFGAPPPPRNATPSALPPSRTVDAGSWNDVPMVTKAPPPRRSTPSVAPVPSPFANQQAGMAPPPQSPYLGQRGTATPPPPPPKAGQGPPRMASPLTSPPQAGYGGAAPPRPASAASSTYAPPPPAPGQSFGMNAPPARTASPYSVAPAAPPPSNRYAPSPAMQQQQGGPGPAGSMPPPPAMSRPPPTNPYAAAPQQSPAPGGQYAPSPYGAPPQAGQPPMAPPPSSQVGPPPGGRGPLSTPTPPPPRAAAAPPAKTKYPPGDRSHIPASAQQLVEILSRDMERVAAKAPASFAPHVKDTQKRLNYLFDHLNNEELVKPDTIGQLNTLAQAIEAKDYAGAQQLQIKIQTEKTEECGQWIVGVKRLISMSKATP, encoded by the exons ATGGTCCGACTTAGGGAGATCCCGCGGACGGCGGCTTTTGCCTGGTCGCCCGACACTTCCGCCCCAATCGTAGTCACAGGCACTCGCGCAGGAGCTGTGGATGCTGATTTCTCAGATGAGACGAAGTTGGAGCTTTGGGACCTTAAGCTTGATGATGAGGGCCAAGGACTAGAGCTGCAGCCCATTGCAAGCATCAGTGCGGATTCAAG GTTTTTTGATATTGCATGGGGTCCGCCAAACGAGGACCACCCGAGGGGCATCATTGCCGGTGCGCTAGAGAATGGCTCGCTGGACCTGTGGGACGCCGAGAAGCTTCTGTCGGGCGCATCGGATGCTCACATGTCACGAACGACAAAACATACGGGCGCTATCAAGTCCTTACAGTTCAACCCCCTGAAACCTCAGATTCTCGCGACGGCCGGAACCAAGGGCGAGCTTTTCATATACGACGTCAATGACATTTCAAACCCATTTCGCCTGGGcactgccgccgcccgctCTGACGATCTCGAGTGTGTGGCATGGAACCGCAAGGTTCCGCACATCCTGGCCACTGGTGGTTCGGGTGGCTTTGTTACCGTTTGGGATTTGAAGACCAGGAAGGCGTCCTTGACGCTCAACAACAGCCGCAAGGCCGTTAGTGCTATTGCATGGGACCCGAACAACTCGACCAAACTTCTCACTGCCACTCCTGATGACACCATGCCAGTGATCTTCCTCTGGGATTTGCGGAACTCGAATGCCCCTGAGAGGACCCTGCAGGGCCACGAGCAGGGAGTGCTCTCCGTTTCTTGGTGTCAGCAGGACAGTGATCTCCTGATTTCCTGCGGCAAGGACAACAGGACTATTGTCTGGAACCCTCAGACCGGCGAGCGCTACGGAGAGTTCCCTGAGGTCACCAACTGGAccttctcggcgcgcttcAATCCCACCAACCCCAACCTCTCCGCCACCGCCTCTTTCGATGGAAAGATTACGATACAGACACTTCAGAACACCAACCCCTCTGCGACCCAGGCGGCTGCGCAGAACAGCCTGGACGGGGAGGACTTCTTTACCAAGGCCCAGACTCAACCTCAAGGGGCGTCTTTCACCCTGACCAAAGCCCCTCTGTGGTACCAGCGACCGGTGGGTGCCTCATTTGGCTTCGGCGGCAAGGTTGTGGTGTTTAAGCAGACACAGACGGCACCTGGCCAGCCCAGGGCCTCGGAGATTTCCATTTCCCACTTTTCGGTAGACTCTGAGATTGGGTCCGCAACTGAGAAGTTTGAGGAGTCGATCAAGGCTGGTGACTTGAAGAGCATCTGCCAGTCACACCTGGAGAATGCCAAGTCTGAGGACGAGACCACGGCATGGAAGGTCATGGAGACTCTTGTTGCAGAAAACCCGCGCAAGCAGGTTGTCGAGTACCTTGGCCTGTCGGCAGAGGAGGCTCCTGCCTCCCCGGAGAGTACAACAGAGGAGGGAGCGGAGAAGGAGGACGCCGAGGTGGAGCCCGTCAAGGAATCCTTCAAGAAGCACAAGAAAAATAGGTTATCTACTTTCTTCACTGAAGGTGGAGATGGAGACGATTTCCTTGCTGGGTTGGCTGCGACCAAGGGCGCCAAGACAGACAGCCCCTTCCACTTGCTTCGGGAAGGCAACACTGGCTTGGAGGACTCGGTTACTCGGGCCATCATGCTCGGCAACTTTGCCAAGGCCGTTGAGATCTGCATCAAGGCCGACCGCATAGCCGATGCGTTCCTCATCGCCAACTGCGGTGGTAAGGAGCTGGTTGACCAGGTCCAGACGGCATACATCAGTGCCAAGAAGGGTAGCCCAAGCTACCTGAGGCTGCTTGGGTCCGTCATCAACGACAACCTCTGGGATGTTGTTTACAACGCCGATATCGCCGATTGGAAGGAGACCATGGCAACCCTCTGCACTTTTGCCAAGCCTGAAGAGTTCCCCGACCTTTGCGAGGCGCTGGGAGACCGTCTCTTCGAAACTGGCAGCCGGCAAGATGCTTCCTTTTGCTTCCTGGTCGGGTCCAAGCTTGAGAAGGTTGTTGGCATCTGGATTGATGCGCTTGAGGAGGCTGAAAAGAACGAGATCCAGGAGGCTGAGGCGGACAACACCTTCTCAGTCCACGCCAGATCTCTGCAGCAGCTGATTGAGAAGGTCACCGTGTTCCGACATGTCACAAAATTCCAGGATGCAGAGGCGAGCAAGACGTCCGACTGGAAGTTGGCTTCTCTGTACGACAAGTACATTGAGTACGCAGACATTGTCGCAGCACACGGCCAGCTTTCCATAGCACAGAAGTACCTGGAGCTGGTGCCTGCTTCGTACTCTGGTGCAGAGGTTGCCCGTAAGCGCCTGCAGCTTGCAACCACGAAGTCTGGTGCTCAGCCCGCGGCTGCAAGAGCACAGCAGGCGCCCGCTGCAGCCCGTCTGCCGACGAGGCAACAGCCTGTTGGCTACCAGCCtccccagcagcagcccatGTCGACCCCTTACGGCATGCCACCGGCACCTCAGGCCCAGACTCCGGCAGCCAACCCTTACGGTCCTCCTGCGCCGTCTCCGTACGCACCTGCTGGCGCCACTCCTTACCAACCACAGCAAACTTCGTACGCTCCTCCTCAGCCGGCGGGCGGCGCGGGAGCATATGGACCCACGCCGGGAGTTGGTTACGGTCAGCCTCAACAGAACTTCGGTgcaccgccgcctcctcgGAATGCCACGCCGTCAGCGCTGCCGCCATCCAGGACTGTCGACGCTGGTAGCTGGAACGATGTCCCGATGGTCACAAAGGCTCCTCCTCCGCGCCGATCGACACCCAGTGTCGCCCCCGTCCCCTCCCCATTCGCGAACCAACAAGCTGGTATGGCACCCCCGCCTCAAAGCCCCTACCTTGGACAGAGGGGCACTGCGACACCTCCCCCGCCCCCGCCcaaggctggccaaggccctcCTCGGATGGCATCGCCACTTACTAGCCCTCCCCAGGCTGGCTACGGTGGTGCCGCGCCCCCAAGGCCTGCCTCGGCTGCTTCCTCAACATACGCACCTCCCCCTCCTGCCCCAGGGCAGTCTTTTGGGATGAATGCACCACCTGCCCGTACTGCATCGCCCTACAGCGTTGCTCCCgcggcaccgccgccatCAAACAGGTATGCGCCTTCGCCGGCtatgcagcaacagcagggtGGGCCGGGCCCGGCGGGCTCGATGCCTCCTCCGCCCGCTATGAGCCGCCCGCCTCCTACAAACCCATACGCGGCCGCTCCCCAGCAGTCGCCCGCTCCAGGTGGGCAATATGCTCCTTCGCCGTACGGCGCCCCCCCTCAGGCTGGACAACCGCCTATGGCCCCGCCCCCAAGCTCTCAGGTCGGCCCACCTCCTGGAGGCCGAGGCCCATTGAGCACCCCGACACCACCCCCGCCTCGCGCTGCAGCTGCGCCCCCGGCAAAGACCAAATACCCTCCAGGAGACAGGTCACACATTCCGGCATCGGCTCAGCAGCTTGTTGAGATACTGAGCAGGGACATGGAGCGGGTGGCTGCCAAGGCGCCGGCATCATTTGCGCCGCACGTCAAGGACACGCAGAAGCGGTTGAACTACCTGTTTGACCACCTCAACAACGAGGAGCTCGTCAAGCCGGATACTATTGGTCAGCTGAACACTCTGGCGCAGGCGATTGAGGCCAAGGACTACGCCGGTGCACAGCAGCTGCAGATCAAGATCCAGACGGAGAAGACTGAGGAGTGCGGACAATGGATT GTCGGTGTAAAGAGGCTTATCAGCATGAGCAAGGCTACTCCTTAG
- a CDS encoding dDENN domain-containing protein: MATPMAFPSSTLTKHCSSSPRSASFFLDDLTFSAGAKLQTRPPMVNPRTERIKADEAESGRKSPLKSIKGSIRRKISFRDMNSMRRQPTAPRPASTRQTAASIRTAKRLSNYNSVIPPPEPLNTDPNMHPLKRRFEPTLLDRYPPRDASDELARRGRFPDYVPMFAFPNDIQIVSSDDRPRSTWHGFTMTSEDGSKIYGVAVTVWTALKADVAEEIEQKCEQWRQSHMSNEERELAASLGVRLAAERANLSQLLAQLPLVASGSVARESLDDQISSVEEKIGLMTEMLRPLRHGAASKIDGLTAGESGLWSPRAYGIIGSDASKVSFWKEWLRAIVVPMTDGAVLRVPPSSPRVGRWQPLERYVVNLCTEAFSPISSKTQVELGVRELRLYARNEADNELPGSRSTDLYALFRCLSLDNIVALFEYAMSESRIIFVSQHTAMLHLACHALVSLLYPLKWASVFIPVLPARLLQALDAPCPYIVGIEKRYENIQLPDDDYVLVDLDKDTIDATAQPTRLPRQHRRKLFALLQVAAAHRLRYGVEPGPPPYAIEAFPYDSFSVENQSLFTSTPPKSSLGRWVSQNSATFGEPDLSNPPQPPLFNAFLRSKHEQGRSERPTTPMSTRTSPPASLSPISMNFPPMPTTPVSRSDSGFAAGPTTLREKRSTHFDDRSRRSSSYGLDGRNGGVLHKPSLPVLNGGHNPSLSVSAISIDSQSSYGGPGIGYAPSTYAQSTIAASTVMPQMLVQPVTSTDTTVWVEGHCFNWTPRASTSTMCDVCDERCESDDTFKCAGCGCISHGRCLGVACLVCPIAFDAERVRAAFVRCLASLLYTYRKHLGRPSREQKANGQLYAFDMAGFIRSLPYDQQDYAVMMRDTQAFNEFVHERERSSPSNPQIRLFDEILLAKKARGRPTMGTLSRLSTIRVSHGASLGSHSTPGRLTKVAGYLGDTSDHIWRTASVPFPNAKFPGDYRSVITRVPTKLDPTLMKEPRAIQGVPRAEQGGRRGLVRKQVPSTLNATAASPV; this comes from the exons ATGGCAACCCCAATGGCGTTCCCGAGTTCGACTTTGACAAAGCACTGCTCAAGTTCGCCTCGGAGCGCGAGTTTCTTCCTGGACGATCTGACGTTTAGTGCCGGTGCCAAGTTGCAGACGCGTCCGCCCATGGTCAACCCACGAACCGAGAGGATCAAGGCCGATGAGGCTGAGAGTGGGAGGAAGAGTCCGCTCAAGAGCATCAAAGGAAGCATTCGCCGCAAAATTAGTTTTAGGGACATGAATAGCATGCGGAGGCAGCCCACTGCCCCCAGGCCAGCAT CGACCCGCCAAACAGCTGCCTCGATACGGACTGCGAAGCGACTGAGCAACTACAACTCGGTCATACCTCCTCCGGAACCGCTCAACACCGACCCAAACATGCACCCATTAAAACGACGATTTGAGCCGACATTACTCGACAGATACCCTCCGAGAGATGCTTCGGACGAACTGGCACGTAGGGGTCGGTTCCCCGACTACGTGCCAATGTTTGCCTTTCCGAACGACATACAAATCGTGTCATCGGATGACAGGCCGCGATCTACCTGGCACGGATTCACCATGACATCCGAGGACGGTAGCAAAATATACGGTGTGGCCGTTACGGTATGGACCGCTCTCAAAGCCGATGTGGCCGAGGAGATCGAGCAGAAGTGCGAACAATGGCGTCAAAGCCACATGTCCAACGAGGAACGGGAACTGGCTGCAAGCCTGGGGGTGAGGCTTGCTGCAGAAAGGGCAAACCTTTCCCAGCTGCTTGCCCAGCTTCCCCTGGTGGCCTCGGGCTCTGTGGCTAGAGAAAGTCTAGACGACCAGATCAGTTCGGTCGAGGAGAAGATTGGGTTGATGACGGAGATGTTGAGGCCCCTCAGGCATGGTGCGGCCTCCAAAATCGACGGTCTCACTGCTGGTGAAAGCGGTCTTTGGTCACCCCGGGCGTACGGAATCATTGGCAGTGATGCCTCCAAGGTGTCTTTCTGGAAGGAGTGGCTCAGGGCTATTGTCGTGCCCATGACGGATGGTGCTGTTCTTCGGGTACCTCCGAGCTCCCCGAGGGTGGGCAGATGGCAGCCCCTGGAGCGATATGTCGTCAACCTATGCACCGAGGCGTTCAGTCCAATAAGCTCCAAGACGCAGGTTGAGCTGGGCGTAAGAGAGCTGCGGCTGTACGCCCGCAATGAAGCTGACAACGAGCTTCCAGGCTCACGAAGCACCGATCTATACGCGCTGTTCCGCTGCCTGTCTTTGGATAACATTGTGGCACTGTTCGAGTATGCCATGTCGGAATCTCGCATCATCTTTGTGTCGCAACATACAGCAATGCTTCACCTTGCATGTCACGCTCTCGTCAGCTTGCTGTACCCACTGAAATGGGCTAGTGTCTTTATTCCAGTGCTGCCAGCTCGCCTTCTCCAAGCTCTCGATGCTCCCTGTCCTTACATAGTTGGCATCGAGAAACGCTACGAGAATATCCAGCTGCCCGACGATGATTACGTCCTCGTGGACCTTGACAAGGACACGATAGACGCGACTGCTCAGCCGACGCGTCTGCCTCGTCAACATCGCCGCAAACTATTTGCGCTATTGCAGGTGGCTGCTGCACATCGCTTGAGGTACGGCGTCGAGCCAGGACCTCCCCCATATGCCATCGAAGCTTTCCCATACGATAGCTTCTCGGTCGAGAACCAATCCCTATTCACCTCGACGCCACCCAAGTCAAGTCTGGGCCGGTGGGTGTCGCAGAACTCGGCAACTTTCGGCGAGCCTGACCTATCCAACCCACCGCAACCTCCTCTTTTCAACGCCTTCCTTCGCTCCAAACACGAGCAGGGCCGATCCGAACGACCGACGACCCCAATGTCAACTAGGACCAGTCCGCCTGCATCACTGTCCCCGATTTCCATGAATTTTCCACCAATGCCCACAACGCCCGTTTCTCGCAGCGACTCGGGCTTTgcagccgggccaacaacgcTTCGTGAAAAGCGCTCGACCCATTTTGATGACCGCTCTAGGCGTAGCTCTTCATATGGGCTGGATGGCAGGAACGGTGGCGTCCTCCACAAGCCCAGCTTGCCAGTTCTCAACGGAGGTCACAACCCGAGCCTGTCGGTATCGGCCATCAGTATTGACTCACAATCGTCCTACGGAGGCCCTGGTATCGGGTACGCACCATCAACGTACGCGCAGAGTACCATTGCGGCCAGCACTGTCATGCCACAGATGCTGGTGCAACCAGTGACAAGCACTGACACGACAGTGTGGGTTGAGGGTCACTGCTTTAACTGGACGCCTCGTGCATCCACATCGACTATGTGCGACGTTTGTGACGAGAGGTGCGAGAGCGACGACACTTTCAAGTGTGCAGGATGTGGTTGCATTTCCCACGGGAGATGCCTGGGCGTTGCCTGCCTCGTCTGCCCGATTGCGTTTGACGCCGAGAGGGTTCGCGCTGCCTTTGTCCGCTGCCTGGCAAGTTTGCTGTACACATACCGCAAACATCTCGGGCGGCCAAGCAGGGAGCAGAAAGCGAATGGTCAGCTGTATGCGTTCGACATGGCTGGATTCATCAGGAGCTTGCCTTATGATCAACAGGATTATGCCGTTATGATGAGGGATACGCAAG CTTTTAACGAGTTCGTTCATGAACGCGAACGCTCTTCGCCGAGTAACCCCCAAATTCGGCTCTTTGACGAAATCCTCCTTGCCAAGAAGGCGCGCGGCAGGCCGACCATGGGGACGTTGTCGCGACTCTCGACGATCCGTGTCTCGCACGGGGCTTCGCTGGGATCCCATAGCACGCCGGGTAGGCTGACCAAGGTCGCGGGCTACCTGGGCGACACGTCGGACCACATATGGCGGACGGCATCTGTGCCGTTTCCTAACGCCAAGTTCCCTGGCGACTACCGGTCCGTCATCACACGGGTGCCAACCAAGCTGGACCCGACTCTAATGAAGGAGCCGAGGGCGATTCAAGGCGTGCCGAGGGCTGAGCAAGGAGGCAGGAGAGGTCTTGTGCGGAAGCAGGTGCCTAGTACGCTCAATGCCACGGCTGCCAGCCCGGTCTGA
- a CDS encoding acetolactate synthase small subunit has protein sequence MASRSLLSSTWRAATAAALRPTAAVRHSSSSSTSAIAYKALRRRQAPLPTSDSPPAWSSAQAAVSNILYETPTPSTAPPKRHILNCLVQNEPGVLSRVSGILAARGFNIDSLVVCSTEVADLSRMTIVLTGQDGVVEQARRQLEDLVPVWAVLDYTDSPLVQRELLLAKVNILGQEYFEELLDHHREITSADAEVLASSEGEQTLEQVAADFHPSRLAASEALRHKHEHLKSITYFTHQFGGKVLDISTNSCIVELSAKPSRIDSFLKLIGPFGILESARTGLMALPRSPLYGPNEEEALIKEADDIVDASQLPPG, from the exons ATGGCTTCTCGCAGCCTGCTCTCGTCGACATGgcgcgccgccaccgccgcggcaCTCCGACCCACGGCCGCCGTCAGACACAGCTCGAGTAGCTCGACGTCGGCCATCGCCTACAAGGCCCTTCGCCGTCGCCAAGCGCCGCTCCCGACCAGCGACTCTCCGCCCGCTTGGTCATCTGCCCAGGCTGCCGTCTCTAACATTCTCTACGAGACCCCGACGCCGTCCACGGCTCCTCCAAAGAGGCACATCCTCAACTGCCTGGTTCAGAACGAGCCCGGTGTCCTGTCCCGCGTTTCCGGAATTCTCGCCGCCCGTGGGTTCAACATCGACTCACTCGTCGTCTGCAGCACCGAGGTCGCGGACCTGTCGCGCATGACGATCGTGCTGACGGGGCaggacggcgtcgtcgagcaGGCCAGGCGGCAGCTGGAGGACCTCGTCCCCGTCTGGGCCGTGCTGGACTACACCGACTCACCGCTAGTCCAGAGGGAGCTCCTCCTTGCCAAGGTCAACATCTTGGGGCAGGAGTACTTTGAGGAGCTGCTGGACCACCATCGCGAGATCACCAGCGCCGACGCTGAAGTCCTGGCCTCCAGCGAGGGAGAGCAGACCTTGGAGCAAGTGGCTGCTGACTTCCACCCGAGCAGGTTGGCCGCTAGCGAGGCTTTGCGCCACAAGCACGAGCACCTCAAGAGCATCACGTACTTTACGCATCAGTTTGGTGGAAAGGTTTTGGACATTAGCACAAACAGCTGCATTGTTGAACT GTCTGCAAAACCCTCGAGGATTGACTCGTTCCTCAAGTTGATTGGCCCCTTCGGTATTCTTGAGTCCGCGAGGACTGGTCTGATGGCACTGCCGCGGTCGCCCCTGTATGGGCCTAATGAAGAGGAAGCTCTCATCAAGGAGGCTGATGACATTGTTGACGCCAGCCAGCTGCCCCCTGGTTAA
- a CDS encoding ornithine carbamoyltransferase translates to MRPSTLRAINRALAGNEARTYSSSASPRHLMSIADLTPTELTTLVRSAATHKHAVKSGAGAPLHLAQSLTGKTVAMMFSKRSTRTRVSTEAAVAMMGGHPMFLGKDDIQLGVNESLLDTSTVISSMTSCMVARVGPHSDVTGLAKHSSVPVINALSDDFHPLQTIADFLTIHSHHPSSTPGSLGLEGLKIAWIGDSNNVLFDLALGAAKLGCHVAVASPTGYGIPENMRTLIQSASKASGSGGSLSETTVPEEAVKDADILVTDTWVSMGQEAEAKKRLAAFAGFQITNDLAKRGGAKKDWKFMHCLPRHPEEVHDEVFYSPRSLVFEEAENRLWAAVAALEAFVVNKGKI, encoded by the exons ATGAGGCCGTCAACCCTTCGTGCCATCAACAGGGCATTGGCCGGCAATGAAGCCCGGACATattcctcctcggcctcacCCCGACATCTCATGTCGATAGCCGACCTGACGCCTACGGAGCTGACAACCCTCGTTCGCTCTGCCGCCACTCACAAGCATGCCGTCAAGTCGGGAGCAGGCGCACCCCTCCATCTGGCCCAGTCTCTCACCGGCAAGACCGTCGCCATGATGTTCAGCAAGCGCAGCACCCGTACCCGCGTGTCTACCGAGGCCGCGGTTGCCATGATGGGCGGTCATCCCATGTTTCTGGGCAAAGATGACATTCAGCTTGGT GTGAACGAATCCCTCTTGGACACGTCAACCGTCATCTCTTCAATGACCTCATGCATGGTTGCCCGCGTCGGCCCCCACTCGGACGTGACAGGTCTGGCCAAGCACTCATCTGTCCCCGTCATCAACGCCCTGTCGGATGACTTCCACCCTCTCCAGACCATCGCCGACTTCCTCACCATCCACTCCCACCACCCATCCTCCACCCCAGGCTCACTTGGCCTCGAGGGTCTCAAGATCGCCTGGATCGGCGACTCCAACAACGTGCTGTTCGACCTGGCCCTCGGCGCCGCCAAGCTCGGCTGTCACGTTGCCGTGGCCTCGCCCACGGGCTACGGCATCCCTGAAAACATGAGGACGCTGATCCAGTCCGCCTCCAAGGCCTCAGGCTCCGGCGGCTCCCTCTCCGAGACCACTGTGCCCGAGGAGGCCGTCAAGGACGCCGACATACTCGTCACCGACACGTGGGTGTCGATGGGccaggaggccgaggccaagaagcgtCTCGCCGCATTTGCCGGCTTCCAAATCACAAACGACCTCGCCAAGCGCGGCGGTGCCAAGAAGGATTGGAAGTTCATGCACTGCCTGCCCCGCCACCCGGAGGAGGTACATGACGAGGTCTTTTACAGCCCCAGGTCGCTCGTCTTTGAGGAGGCCGAGAATAGGCTGTGGGCTGCTGTTG CTGCTCTTGAGGCATTTGTGGTGAACAAGGGAAAAATCTGA
- a CDS encoding small nucleolar ribonucleoprotein complex subunit: METLERKSTGSIPGLKEQANGALAVRDARTSLTSKADEAKKRRQKQAQRQYGRGAGVDVRSIKNKKLRRTLGQLEQKYKDAALEAKDAEILHENEAGFLEPEGELERTYKTRQDEITEGVAVETAQKRFDLSLDGLGPYLCDYTRNGRELLIGGRKGHVATFDWREGKLGCEIQLGETVRDVKWLHNNQYFAVAQKKTVYLYDRNGVELHNLRKHINVTHMEFLPYHFLLCTASDTGMLKYQDTSTGQIVSEVASKLGPTQSLVQNPWNAILHMGHNNGTVTLWSPNSSDPLVKLLAHKGPVRSLAIDREGRYMVSTGQDSRMAVWDIRMFKEVNNYFTRTPASSVAISDSGLTAVGWGTHTTIWKGLFDKNAATQEKVQSPYLTWGGEGRRVERVRWCPFEDVLGIGHDGGFSSILVPGAGEANFDALEINPYETVKQRQESEVKSLLNKLQPEMIALDPNFVGNLDLRSEAQRRAERDLDAPPEDIADEIRNRMRGKNSALKKYLRKQRKKNVIDEKRLKIEEMWKEQQDKRDERHKAQQEELGPALARFARKE, from the exons ATGGAGACGTTAGAAAGGAAAAGTACGGGCTCGATCCCGGGGCTCAAGGAGCAGGCCAACGGGGCGCTCGCGGTCCGGGACGCGCGCACATCCCTCACCTCCAAGGCggacgaggccaagaagaggCGGCAGAAGCAGGCGCAGCGGCAGTACGGGCGCGGGGCGGGCGTGGACGTGCGGTCgatcaagaacaagaagctgCGGCGGACGCTGGGACAGCTGGAGCAAAAGTACAAGGATGCGGCGCTCGAGGCCAAGGACGCCGAGATCCTGCACGAGAACGAGGCCGGGTTCCTGGAGCCCGAGGGCGAGCTCGAGCGGACGTACAAGACGAGGCAGGATGAGATCACCGAGGGCGTCGCGGTTGAGACGGCCCAGAAGCGCTTCGATCTGAGCCTCGACGGATTGGGTCCGTACCTGTGCGACTACACGCGCAACGGGAGGGAGCTGCTGATAGGGGGCAGGAAGGGTCACGTTGCGACGTTTGACTGGCGGGAGGGGAAGCTGGGTTGTGAGATACAGCTGGGCGAGACGGTCAGGGACGTCAAGTGGCTGCACAACAATCAGTACTTTGCCGTGGCGCAAAAGAAGACGGTTTACCTCTACGACCGCAACGGCGTGGAGCTGCACAACTTGCGGAAACACATCAACGTCACGCACATGGAGTTTCTGCCGTATCATTTCCTACTATGTACTGCC AGCGATACTGGCATGCTCAAATATCAAGACACATCAACCGGCCAAATCGTGTCGGAGGTAGCATCAAAACTAGGCCCAACACAATCACTCGTACAAAATCCCTGGAACGCCATTCTGCACATGGGCCACAACAACGGCACCGTGACGCTCTGGTCACCAAACTCATCCGATCCCCTCGTCAAGCTCCTGGCTCACAAGGGCCCCGTGCGGTCGTTGGCGATAGACCGGGAAGGACGCTACATGGTTTCCACGGGCCAGGACTCTCGCATGGCTGTATGGGACATTCGCATGTTCAAAGAGGTCAACAACTACTTCACGCGGACGCCGGCGTCCTCTGTGGCCATCTCAGACAGCGGCCTGACGGCGGTCGGCTGGGGCACGCACACGACCATCTGGAAGGGCCTCTTTGACAAGAACGCGGCGACGCAAGAAAAAGTGCAGAGCCCGTACCTGACGTGGGGCGGCGAGGGCCGGCGCGTGGAGAGGGTGCGCTGGTGCCCGTTTGAGGATGTGCTCGGCATCGGGCACGACGGCGGCTTCTCGTCGATCCTGGTTCCGGGAGCCGGCGAGGCCAACTTTGACGCGCTCGAGATCAACCCCTACGAGACGGTCAAGCAGCGCCAGGAGAGCGAGGTCAAGTCGCTGCTCAACAAGCTGCAGCCCGAGATGATCGCGCTCGACCCCAACTTTGTCGGAAACCTGGACCTGCGGTCCGAGGCGCAGCGGCGGGCGGAGCGGGACCTGGACGCCCCTCCCGAGGACATTGCCGACGAGATCCGGAACCGCATGAGGGGCAAGAACAGCGCCCTCAAGAAATACCTGCGCAAACAGAGGAAGAAGAATGTCATCGACGAGAAGAGGCTCAAGATCGAGGAGATGTGGAAGGAGCAGCAGGACAAGCGCGACGAGAGGCACAAGGCCCAGCAGGAGGAGCTCGGGCCGGCGCTGGCGAGGTTTGCCAGGAAGGAAtga